From the Triticum urartu cultivar G1812 chromosome 4, Tu2.1, whole genome shotgun sequence genome, the window aagcggccagccagcctcagcctgaccgtgcttccagcaaTGAGGCAcgtgctagcgcgccctctgtgggaggcggtgatcatgccgaggttcgccagccggccactcctccagccagcattgccgtctccaccgacctgcctGACTCGCCTGTCGCTCCCCtggcttaatctgccgtccttgcTTTTCATGCTTGTTACCCTTTGAACAATTTTTATTAAAcatgcgcagttccacccactgggggtgtattcggattatgttgaatgctggccttttgaaggtcttttgtgtaaatatgatcgtgtgcgtgtttggtttccattcgtgtatgctttttatccttaggctatttcctttgccgccttccccttttgggaaggcaagtactcgagctttcttagattgaagcaaggcgaatggaagccggccggccggctactctggtagtcggtcggtggtgggagaaaaaccggcttttgttatattagtccgttagtcctagctgtttttcgtgtgggcgtcctttcctgcctttaactcttgctagccggacagccggttcttcgaactgcgacttttggcaagagaaggcttgggtgccggcacactacttgtctggccgcgggtaggacttttaatataactccaggcggccagtccccgggccgactagtcgaacccggtgccggatgaaaaaagtgaatgtaatgacaaggtcataagcatgatattcttcattcatagataaaagatggcagtccccgagctctcctcggggggcctattgtctcgtacttagtacaaaagctagcgtgatacatactgcatttcagctgtaaaatcttcggaggaggttggcgttccatggtcgttccgactccttgccggagtcgtctctctttcatgccttcggcttctgcgcgtcgatcaagtagtaggagtcgttgcctaaagctctgttgatgatgaaggggccctcccaaggggccgagagcttgtcctggccggctgttcgctggatcagtcggagcacaagatcgccctcttggaaggatcttggcttgaccttccggctgtggtagcggcgcaggccccgctgatagatggcggaccggctgagggctaacagccggccttcttccagcaggtcgacgccgtcttctcgtgcttccttggcctccgcctccgtgtacatggttacccgaggtgagtcaaactcgatgtcagttgggataaccgcctcggcaccatacacgaggaagaaaggagtgaagccggttgacttgtttggggtagtgcgcagactccagaggacggccggcagctcatcgagccaacagccggccgaacgctccagtggtacgaccagtcggggtgtgatgccggaaaggatgaggccgttggctcgctcgacctggccgtttgactgcagGTGGGCAACAGACGCTAAGTCCAACCGAatgccttgcgtcgcgcagaaacgtgccaaggctcccttggcgaaattcgtgcctttgtcgatgatgatgctgtgtggcacgccgtaccgagttgttatttCTGTGATAAATGTCACGgtagtcggcccattcagcttcttgatcggctttgcctcaatccatttggtgaatttgtccacagcgacaagcagatgtgtcatgccgccgcgcgccatcttgaatgggcccaccatgtccagtccccaaacggcgaagggccaagtgaggggaatggtcttgagtgctgaagccggcatgtgttgcttggagctgaagatttggcaccctttgcaatgtttaactaactccttggcgtcatccaaagcagtcggccaaaagaaaccatggcggaaagctttggcgatgagtgatcttgaggccgcatggtggccgcattctccttggtggatgtctctgaggattgcaatgcccttctcttgctcgatgcatcgctggaggactccagtgacactgcgcttgacgagctctctgttgacgattgtgtatgcttcggctcggcgttggacttgccTTGCCTCtatttcgtcagccggcagatcttggtttattaggaagttgaggatggactgagcccatgatggagctgcgacttcttctattgccaacacAGCTACTACGACCAGGGCGGGCGGgttgggtggtgaaatgctggagtcggccgctgcctgttgtgttggtgcagtccctgggccgactaccgcagtccccgagccgggtgtggcagtccccaggtcgggcgtaactacggaagtccccgagccgcctgctgatgtccccgggccgactatcgaagtTCCTGGGTCACccacttggttcttcgagccagACCTGGCTGTATCAGGGttaggcggcacgaagatggaatcggactctggagacggcttgatagacggcttgaggaggcgttgtagagagacaccggttggtattgcttgccgagtggagcctattcgagccagggcatcagctggctcattgtcggctcgcggtacatggaggaactcgcatccttcaaagtacccactgatctgctgaacgaggaagcggtagcttgccatatttgcgtccttggcatcccagttgctggatgattgctggaccaccaagtccgagtcgccataacataggatccggcgaatgccgagctctttggcaagccggagcccgtgtatgagcgcctcgtactcggccacgttgttggaggcggcaaagtgaatttgcagcgtgtatctgagcttgttgcctctgggagaggtgaggatgacgccggctcccaagccggtgcgcatcttggacccatcgaagtgcatgcgccaatgagtggagtcgggagctggtggcaggtactgggtctcggcccagtcgacgaggaagtcggctaatgcttgggacttgatggcggtgcgaggctggtagaaaaTCATGTacggggccagctcgatggcccatttcgccacccggccgaatgcatcccggctgcctatgatctcggccagcgggcggtgcatacaaccgtgatgggatgctcttggaagtagggcttcagcttcttggcggcgaagtacacgccgtagcacatcttctggtagtgcgggtagttctgcttcgaggtagacagcacctcgctcaaatagtacaccggcctctggaccggctgggctcggccctcttctgggcgttggactacgatgacggtgctgaccacccggctggttgcggcaatgtagaggagcatggactctttctcagtcggtgccaccaggacaggcggcgtggccagcatcttcttcagctcgtgaaaggcttggtcggcttggtcattccactcgaagtgagtggttttcttcatgaggcggtagagggggagagctttctctccgagccggctgatgaagcggttcagggaggccaagcattcggtgaacttctggacgtctcgaagtttggtgggaatcgccattctctcaatggccttgatctttactgggttgcattcgatgccgcgttcggaaaccaggaagcctaggagttggccggctggcactccgaacacacatttctcggggttgagcttgatttggaactggcgtaggttctcaaatgtttccttgaggtcttccagcaaggtgtcgcgcttctctgtcttcaccacaatgtcgtctacgttgatgtgggcatttctgccgagctgcttgaggatgcacttctgcatgcaacgctgaaaagtggcaccggcatttctcaagccgaatgtcatagtcaggtagcagaaggctccgaatggcgtgatgaaggcggtcttcaggcggtctgccggatctaactttatctggtggtatcctgagtaagcatccaagaaactcaacagctcgcatccggccgtggagtctatcacttgatcaatccttggcagggcaaagggatctttgggccaggccttgttgaggctcgtgtagtctatgcacatgcgccacttgttgttcttctttagcacgaggaccgggttggcgagccattctggaaagaaaacttccataatgaagccggctaccagaagccgggctatctcttctcctacgatccttcttttctcctccgacagtcggtggaggggttgtttgactggttttgcgtcttctcggacgtgtagcttgtgctcggtgaattccttcggaacacccggcatgtccttgggggaccatgcaaagatgtcccgattctcacggaggaaatcggcgagctcgccttcctatttgctgtttaggtttgccccgatgacggcaaacctctctgggtgctcggggtcaagaggtatcttcttcgtctccttggccggctggaaagatccttgggcatcatactccttgggatcgggggacaaggccgactgtttgccggccatggccacgactcggtccaacatcttcttttcttcggcaatcacaagggactcggccagccggctgctagctactgcgcactcggaagatttcttgtaatcgccggctatggtgatgatgccttTGGTGCTCgacatcttcatcttgaggtaagcatagtggggaacagccatgaacctggccaaggcaggtcggccaagaaatgcatggtaggggctctccaggtccaccacttcaaaccagatcgcctcccggcggaaatgctccttgtccccaaagagtacatcaatcttgatcttgccaatgggggcgcaggacaagccgggtacgatgccatggaacacagttcgagtaggcatgagttgcttcgtcttgacgttcagcttctccagggtgtcacggtacaggatgttgatgctgctcccgccgtctatcagcacgcgggaaaAACGGGCgacgcgtctgtccgttgcaagggtggcatccagaacCAATGCATAAGAGCCAagagatggcatcacctctgggtggtcggcccggctccagctgataggcttttctgaccagtgcatgttcTCGGCGGGGTTGGTGGCGACCACATTGACTTCCTGGTGTTCTCGGCGTCTGCTACGCCGGCCTttgggctggcttgtaaagacgacataggcggcatgctcgtcagggaactcatcgtgcacggctccgactgcgggccgagcggtcggcggctgcggagccggaggcggcggaccggcaggcggaggcggcgcgagcccttcgcctttggagattcgggtgagccattggcacttccgggttgtgtggttggacggcttcgcgccgctgtggaacttgcatggggcgtcgagagtttgctcgtaggagaaggccggctgccaagccggcttgccgcccctctgcttcttgggtgcgggccgcccttcgggctcctcgtcttcgactgtggccacctgccgactggtggagggTGGCACGGGGCCCtcgcgcttgtggtcgttctggtgtgggcattggccggagtccccagccggcgtcttgggcgccgggttgagtactttcccggacgcgtctacccggagctcggtcttcattgaggagtcggcggtggcgtacttgtccgctatgtccagaagctcgtcgagggtagtcgactcgtcgcagagaagcttgtgcttgaggagggtgccttctcggcacccggcagtgaagtattctatggcttgcacctcgtgcaccccttcgcaagagttgcggagctcggcccaatgcATGAGGTAGTCAgaagtggactcggcggggccttgtacacacaaggagagctgtctgggcttgggagcccgcttgtaggtgctggtgaagttgcggacgaaggcttctgtgaagtctagccagctatTGATGttgtatggcttgaggctgttgagccaggtccgcgccgtgccttgcagcatgaggggcacgtacttcacgacaacgcgcctgttgccgtttgctatgctaactgccgtggagtagtcgatcaaccaatcttccggcttcacggagccgttgtacttgggcgtgtctcttgggagcgagaaccctttggggaaaggctcgtcgcggatgcgggggccgaagcaagacgggtcgacatcatcttcttcttccagcgccagggatcgtgctaggcggtcgatccgatggcgggcgtcgttctcgccgactccttcgcggcgacctagtcggccgctgagagtcggatgcgcaacaggcggtggggtgggatatctctcctcacggggccgaggcggaggcgggttgccccgccactccacggcccggggatggccttctgcgtctcgctcgatggagattcgggttcggcttcggctggcagccggctctttctcgtgCCGCGCGCGGGTTTTACCCGCAGTCGGCATCCGGGAcatcgcgccgtgatctcggcgcgggggagggctttccgcgcaggcgtcggcttcgtgccgctgcgcggccgtgtcgattagctgctggatgcgtctggtcatgtgggggagttcttcggcccccaatccgtctagctcgtctacggccgcctgggcggcacgcaggttctcgagtggagtggcgtagactaggcggtcgactcctagcgtgtaggcgacgacagcgccgcgctgcctgacaacgccggcccggttgggcccgcctgggggcggcgtgccaaaggcggcgcggtcggcttcgCGCCAGTGGGCCacagtgaggcgtctcatggaagccaacttccggccctccgcgaggagggcgaggcggcgagcctccagtgcttcggcATCGGCAttggccgggagggggatggacaagtcgtggaccgccgcatgcggggcgtcgtgggcgctctcgtcagaagcgtcgccgtggccgatgaccatcacctcggtggtgacagcgtcgcagccatcggcccggggaagtGGGTCGTTATAGATCGTGACGTCGGTGGGGAAAGTGTCGAGTGAgaccgtgtcggagtcgacaggcatcggatcggtggagccaaccgactccaagtccacagcaggctcgccggagacgcagagctggccgaggaggttgacgaggtggtcggtgcccgcgtcagaggcgagctcgtcagagatgagggtcttgtcaaggagatcagtgaggccgctcgctgcgcagacgttggtgacgccttgcagcgcgtcgtggcaagcgccatcgggcgtgtcgggctggctacgctcgctggggaggaagagggttcccgtccagaacaggtctccgggcgacggtgcacctggccccacggtgggcgccaaatgtcgggtggtaggtgcgacatatgccaacgggtggcttatcattgtgggagccagtaagacgtcgccggtgcctggaagtgggatgaggcgaagacatgcacgccggcgaatcttaccaagcttcggggctctccgtggagataacacccctactgctgctctgcggggtctccgcatgatcacaagatgaacaagtagctacatga encodes:
- the LOC125554716 gene encoding uncharacterized protein LOC125554716 — protein: MRAPDPAATPPCASRRRPPPPATGPARARDSAASSPDFVRRALPSPLRLSAAATSFSGRHLALVRRHLGSCTTVRGSSRIAGVRASPEKKVDQIHQRIGSTRQAIPTGVSLQRLLKPSIKPSPESDSIFVPPNPDTARSGSKNQVGDPGTSIVGPGTSAGGSGTSVVTPDLGTATPGSGTAVVGPGTAPTQQAAADSSISPPNPPALVVVAVLAIEEVAAPSWAQSILNFLINQDLPADEIEARQVQRRAEAYTIVNRELVKRSVTGVLQRCIEQEKGIAILRDIHQGECGHHAASRSLIAKAFRHGFFWPTALDDAKELVKHCKGCQIFSSKQHMPASALKTIPLTWPFAVWG